A window from Marinagarivorans cellulosilyticus encodes these proteins:
- a CDS encoding flagellar basal body rod protein FlgF, producing the protein MDKALYIAMTGAKHNMLAQTAHANNLANVNTTAFKSDFAAARSMPVFYGEGLPTRAFSMTERPATNLAHGALQQTGRDLDIAIEGDGFLTVQAPTGEEAYTRAGNLFIDSVGMLRTGNGLPVIGNAGPVAVPPNSKVEIGTDGTISIIAAGQGVDAPAAIDRIKLVKPDPGTLSKSEDGLFRQLDNPEPLDPDGAVSVISGFLEASNVSAVNELTSMLTLARQYEMHVKLMATAKENSESSARLMQFNN; encoded by the coding sequence ATGGATAAAGCGCTTTATATAGCAATGACTGGTGCCAAGCATAATATGCTGGCACAAACCGCACATGCAAATAATTTAGCTAACGTCAATACAACGGCGTTTAAGTCTGATTTTGCCGCTGCGCGCAGTATGCCGGTATTTTATGGTGAAGGTTTACCTACACGGGCCTTCAGTATGACCGAACGACCCGCTACAAACCTTGCCCATGGTGCTTTACAGCAAACCGGTCGCGATCTTGATATTGCTATTGAAGGCGATGGTTTTTTAACGGTGCAAGCACCGACCGGAGAAGAAGCCTACACCCGTGCCGGCAACTTGTTTATTGATAGCGTAGGTATGTTGCGTACCGGCAACGGGTTGCCGGTAATCGGTAACGCGGGGCCCGTTGCCGTGCCGCCTAACTCTAAAGTCGAAATTGGTACCGATGGCACAATTTCCATTATTGCTGCTGGGCAGGGTGTCGACGCCCCAGCAGCAATCGATCGCATTAAATTAGTCAAGCCAGATCCCGGGACTTTAAGTAAATCTGAAGACGGTTTGTTTCGCCAATTGGATAACCCAGAGCCATTAGACCCCGACGGTGCTGTTAGTGTGATATCAGGTTTTTTAGAAGCCAGTAATGTAAGCGCTGTCAATGAATTAACCAGCATGTTAACGCTGGCACGGCAATACGAAATGCATGTGAAACTGATGGCAACAGCAAAAGAAAACTCAGAAAGCTCTGCACGTTTAATGCAGTTTAATAATTAA
- a CDS encoding flagellar basal body P-ring protein FlgI has translation MWQRGLLFLAIFIHAFGFVPLVYADRIKDLASIEGVRANQLIGYGLVVGLDGSGDKTNQAPFTTQSFNAMLKQFGITIPPGTRFQLKNVAAVAVHAELPAFSKPGQTIDITVSSIGDAKSLRGGSLLMTPLKGIDGKIYAIAQGNLVVGGFGAEGRDGSKVTVNIPSVGRIPNGALVERSAPNTFAEKETIVFNLHTPDFTTAKRLAKSINNLVGPDTAKPLDAVSISVQAPRDTGHRVDYLSLLENIEIVPAEAAAKVIINSRTGTIVVGQNVRVFPVAITHGSLTVTVDESLAVSQPNAFADGETAVVPETDIDIEEELLPMFKFAPGPTLDDVVRAVNEVGAAPGDVMAILEALKQAGALRAELIVI, from the coding sequence ATGTGGCAGCGTGGCTTATTATTTTTAGCGATTTTTATACACGCTTTCGGGTTTGTACCTTTAGTGTATGCCGATCGAATAAAAGATCTGGCTAGTATAGAGGGTGTGCGTGCTAACCAATTGATTGGCTATGGCCTTGTAGTAGGGCTTGACGGTTCTGGAGATAAAACAAATCAAGCGCCATTTACGACACAATCTTTTAATGCCATGTTAAAACAATTTGGCATTACTATTCCGCCGGGTACTCGCTTCCAGTTGAAAAATGTCGCCGCGGTTGCTGTACACGCAGAATTGCCGGCTTTTTCCAAGCCTGGACAAACTATTGATATTACAGTGTCCTCTATTGGCGATGCAAAAAGTTTACGCGGTGGCAGCTTATTAATGACGCCGCTTAAGGGGATTGACGGTAAAATCTATGCGATAGCGCAAGGCAACTTGGTGGTTGGTGGCTTTGGCGCCGAGGGGCGAGATGGTTCTAAAGTGACAGTGAATATTCCCAGCGTTGGGCGTATTCCCAATGGTGCTTTAGTCGAGCGTTCAGCGCCCAATACATTTGCGGAAAAAGAAACTATTGTTTTCAATTTACATACCCCCGATTTTACAACCGCTAAAAGGTTAGCCAAAAGTATCAATAACCTCGTTGGCCCAGATACGGCTAAACCGTTAGATGCCGTGTCTATTTCTGTACAGGCACCAAGGGATACAGGGCATCGGGTAGATTACTTATCGTTGTTAGAAAATATCGAAATTGTACCGGCCGAGGCCGCCGCAAAAGTCATCATTAATTCGCGTACAGGTACCATTGTCGTCGGGCAGAATGTGCGTGTTTTCCCTGTTGCAATTACTCATGGTTCATTAACCGTCACGGTTGACGAAAGCTTAGCGGTGAGCCAGCCCAATGCCTTTGCCGATGGTGAAACAGCGGTAGTACCAGAAACCGATATTGATATAGAAGAAGAGTTATTGCCCATGTTTAAGTTTGCGCCGGGGCCTACTTTAGATGACGTTGTTCGAGCGGTAAATGAAGTAGGCGCTGCGCCAGGGGATGTTATGGCCATATTGGAAGCTTTAAAACAAGCCGGTGCTCTGCGGGCAGAGCTTATAGTAATATAG
- the flgC gene encoding flagellar basal body rod protein FlgC — protein MSLNNIFDVAGSGMNAQSVRLNTTASNIANADTASSSTEDVYRARHPVFKASFNQMLGHSQEGLNPQDETAGVAVLGIVESDAPLQPRYEPDHPMANEDGYVYYPNVNVVEEMTNMISASRSFQMNVDVLNSAKQMMQRVLSIGQ, from the coding sequence ATGAGCTTAAATAATATTTTTGATGTGGCAGGTTCTGGTATGAACGCGCAAAGCGTGCGGCTAAATACTACCGCGAGCAATATCGCTAATGCCGATACCGCATCATCAAGTACCGAAGATGTTTACCGTGCTCGTCATCCTGTATTTAAAGCGAGTTTCAACCAAATGTTAGGCCATTCACAAGAGGGGCTAAACCCGCAAGACGAAACTGCTGGCGTGGCTGTGTTGGGAATAGTGGAGTCGGATGCGCCTTTACAACCTCGTTACGAGCCGGATCATCCTATGGCCAATGAAGACGGTTATGTGTATTACCCCAACGTTAATGTTGTTGAGGAAATGACTAATATGATTTCGGCCTCACGATCTTTTCAAATGAATGTTGATGTCTTGAATTCGGCAAAACAAATGATGCAACGTGTTCTTTCTATTGGCCAATAA
- a CDS encoding flagellar hook-basal body complex protein — protein MPFNTALSGIRAASSDLKVTGNNIANASTSGFKRSRAEFGDVYAISVLGSGSNAIGSGVRLQDVAQNFNQGSMAFTENSLDLAVNGNGFFVVQQGGEQFYTRAGTFGLDKDGYIVNNVDARLQGFPADGSGNISGLQGDIQVRTSNLAPRATTEVNMLLNLDASEPVLQTTGTAFSTDGNAVGVTQAGLSDDTVTTIEGTSFTFPITNDFSSTPMTFDVELTASTGNNGTASVNLTTASGTPATITNFNELRTLAGVINAQLSQPTPPQSSIDVLAEAVDLGGGSYRLDFVAAISGEASQVRVSNGSANTIEIGMAPSPAISTSVAGIAAVDNGYPRQAIDVTDDEGNTITYTAEKGATAAETASELNSLTGVTASASSTLTIPFSGFTNSNGNMTVTVNGVPLGADNLSSLESNINLLSRTTLPGISALVDPDTGDLTISSSVGDNLQISIDSLDDGDSVEVLGNPNAPGAILEVDDDGVLNNPSALPSDANSVVVGGSIDIVLDEGYSVANAVPPSVGLFGPLTSQAFSDVVLNDFDPADQDTYNWETQLTIFDSLGNSHVVTQYYVRQEYDVADPATAPNHWQMFVRIDGEDVGDPDTSLPPPENTLPTRAGYDVYFNDDGSLNRLLTEDILISNWTPKDVNGEPNGAMGPTNVLNGGSTLIPDPPTSSNFVINLEGTTQFSSDFSVNDVDQSGFTTGRLSGLNIGDDGVIFARFTNGESQVLGQVALADFANMEGLQPAGDTMWAENYESGAPNIGGPQSGALGAIQSGALEESNVDLSEELVNLIIAQRNFQASAKTIETADAVTQTIINLR, from the coding sequence ATGCCTTTTAATACAGCCTTAAGTGGTATTCGTGCCGCTTCCAGTGATTTAAAAGTCACGGGTAATAATATTGCGAATGCCTCGACATCGGGCTTTAAGCGGTCGCGTGCAGAATTTGGCGATGTGTATGCCATCAGTGTTTTAGGTTCAGGGTCTAATGCAATCGGTAGCGGGGTGCGCTTACAAGATGTGGCGCAAAACTTTAACCAAGGCAGTATGGCATTTACTGAAAACTCTTTAGATCTTGCAGTTAATGGCAATGGTTTTTTTGTTGTTCAGCAAGGTGGTGAACAATTTTACACTCGCGCTGGCACATTTGGTTTAGATAAAGACGGCTACATTGTTAATAATGTTGATGCTCGCTTGCAGGGGTTTCCCGCCGATGGGTCGGGGAATATCAGTGGCCTGCAAGGTGATATTCAAGTGCGCACCAGCAATTTAGCACCGCGTGCAACAACCGAAGTGAATATGCTATTAAATCTTGATGCCTCTGAACCTGTATTGCAAACAACCGGTACTGCGTTTTCTACCGATGGTAATGCGGTGGGCGTAACGCAGGCCGGTTTGAGTGATGATACGGTTACAACGATTGAGGGCACCTCCTTTACATTTCCAATAACAAATGATTTTAGTAGTACGCCGATGACATTCGATGTCGAATTAACGGCTTCAACAGGGAATAATGGTACAGCATCTGTCAATTTAACCACCGCATCTGGTACCCCAGCAACAATTACAAATTTTAATGAGTTGCGTACATTAGCTGGTGTGATAAATGCTCAATTGTCGCAGCCTACACCACCGCAATCGAGTATTGATGTACTGGCAGAAGCGGTCGATTTAGGGGGCGGTAGTTATCGCTTAGATTTCGTGGCCGCTATTTCTGGTGAAGCATCACAAGTGAGAGTATCCAATGGTTCTGCAAATACCATTGAGATTGGCATGGCGCCATCGCCTGCAATTAGTACTTCTGTTGCCGGTATCGCTGCAGTTGATAACGGCTATCCTCGGCAAGCGATTGATGTCACCGATGACGAAGGTAATACAATTACTTATACAGCGGAAAAAGGCGCTACTGCTGCTGAGACTGCATCAGAGTTGAATTCTTTAACGGGTGTAACGGCTTCTGCTTCTTCGACGTTAACAATCCCATTTAGTGGTTTTACCAATAGCAACGGCAACATGACCGTGACGGTAAACGGCGTTCCCCTTGGGGCTGATAATTTATCCTCTTTAGAATCGAATATTAATTTATTATCGCGGACAACCTTGCCTGGTATTTCGGCTTTAGTGGATCCTGACACGGGAGATTTAACGATTTCATCAAGTGTTGGCGATAATTTACAAATTAGTATTGATAGCTTGGATGATGGCGATAGTGTGGAAGTGCTGGGTAATCCAAATGCACCCGGGGCCATACTTGAAGTGGATGATGACGGCGTGTTGAATAATCCGTCGGCACTACCATCGGATGCAAATTCTGTTGTTGTTGGCGGTAGTATTGATATCGTTTTAGATGAAGGGTATTCGGTTGCCAATGCAGTGCCCCCTTCGGTAGGTTTATTTGGGCCTTTAACGAGTCAAGCTTTTTCAGATGTGGTTCTGAATGATTTCGATCCGGCCGATCAAGACACTTATAATTGGGAAACACAATTAACTATTTTTGATAGCTTGGGTAATTCTCATGTTGTTACGCAATATTATGTGCGTCAGGAGTACGATGTAGCTGATCCCGCCACGGCGCCAAACCATTGGCAAATGTTTGTTCGCATAGATGGTGAGGATGTTGGCGATCCAGATACCTCCTTACCACCGCCGGAAAATACTTTGCCTACGCGTGCAGGCTACGACGTATATTTTAATGATGACGGTTCTTTAAATCGCTTGTTAACAGAAGATATACTTATTTCGAACTGGACGCCAAAGGATGTCAATGGTGAGCCTAATGGCGCTATGGGGCCGACGAATGTATTAAATGGTGGGTCTACATTAATTCCTGATCCACCAACGAGCTCTAATTTTGTAATTAATCTTGAAGGTACAACGCAGTTTAGCAGTGATTTTTCCGTTAACGATGTTGACCAAAGTGGTTTTACTACAGGCCGTTTGTCTGGCCTAAATATTGGTGACGACGGCGTTATTTTTGCTCGCTTTACCAACGGCGAATCTCAGGTGTTGGGGCAAGTGGCGCTAGCTGATTTTGCCAACATGGAAGGGTTGCAACCTGCAGGCGATACGATGTGGGCAGAAAATTATGAATCAGGTGCCCCTAATATTGGCGGCCCCCAAAGCGGTGCTTTAGGGGCTATTCAATCCGGTGCTTTAGAAGAATCTAACGTGGATTTATCGGAAGAGTTGGTGAACCTAATTATTGCGCAACGCAATTTTCAGGCAAGTGCTAAAACAATTGAAACGGCCGATGCCGTGACGCAAACGATTATTAATTTACGATAG
- the flgH gene encoding flagellar basal body L-ring protein FlgH — MNLKYLRIPLAGALSGLGLLLVGCASQPTPQPGDPHFAPVVMPSVPPVPATNGSLFSERSAMQLFSDQKANRIGDLVTVVLSEQTVSNKSANVEVSKESDISLPSPTVFGAPVTIGGNTLATSVSAERDFTGEADAAQSNSLRGNITVTVMDVWPNGTLVIRGEKWMTLNRGAELIRISGLVRPDDVSSDNEVLSTKIANAQITYTGTGELASSQTMGFMSRFFNSGYWPF; from the coding sequence ATGAATTTAAAATATTTACGCATACCGTTAGCGGGCGCTTTAAGTGGTCTTGGCCTGTTACTGGTAGGCTGCGCGTCCCAGCCTACACCGCAGCCAGGCGATCCACATTTTGCACCGGTCGTTATGCCTTCTGTGCCGCCCGTACCTGCCACAAACGGCTCGCTATTTAGTGAGCGCTCAGCGATGCAGCTATTTTCCGATCAAAAGGCTAATCGCATTGGCGATTTGGTTACTGTGGTATTAAGCGAGCAAACGGTTTCAAATAAATCGGCCAATGTCGAGGTTTCGAAAGAGTCTGATATTTCGTTGCCGTCACCGACTGTTTTTGGCGCCCCTGTAACAATCGGAGGCAATACCTTAGCGACGAGTGTTTCTGCTGAGCGCGATTTTACCGGTGAAGCCGATGCTGCGCAAAGCAATAGTTTACGCGGCAATATTACCGTTACTGTGATGGATGTATGGCCAAACGGTACTTTGGTTATTCGTGGCGAAAAATGGATGACACTTAATCGCGGTGCCGAGCTTATTCGTATTAGCGGTTTAGTACGGCCAGACGATGTTTCCAGCGATAACGAAGTACTATCGACAAAAATTGCTAATGCGCAAATTACTTACACCGGTACAGGGGAATTGGCATCTTCGCAAACAATGGGTTTTATGAGCCGTTTCTTTAATAGCGGTTATTGGCCGTTCTGA
- the flgG gene encoding flagellar basal-body rod protein FlgG yields the protein MHAALYVSKTGLSAQDKQLTTVANNLANASTIGFKRDTAVFEDLLYQIQRQPGADSTADTQLPTGLQLGTGVRVVATQKQFTEGSLQVTDQALDVAVDGRGFLQILQPSGEIAYTRDGQFHLNRDGQLVNAGGLLLEPNITIPEGANNVTIGTDGVVSASIPGNPTPQNIGNIDLVDFINPAGLQAIGSNLFVQTGSSGDPINGAPGQNGMGQLMQGMLENSNVDIVQEMVNMITTQRAYEMNSKVVSTADQMLQFITQNV from the coding sequence ATGCACGCAGCATTGTATGTCAGTAAAACAGGGCTTTCGGCTCAAGATAAGCAGTTAACGACTGTTGCGAATAACTTGGCGAATGCGTCGACCATTGGTTTTAAACGTGATACCGCGGTATTTGAAGACTTGCTGTACCAAATTCAGCGTCAGCCAGGCGCCGATTCAACCGCTGATACTCAGTTGCCTACAGGTTTGCAGTTAGGGACGGGGGTGCGTGTTGTTGCAACGCAAAAACAATTTACCGAAGGTAGCTTACAGGTTACCGATCAAGCGCTAGATGTTGCAGTCGATGGCCGCGGTTTTTTACAAATATTGCAGCCTTCCGGTGAAATTGCCTATACCCGCGACGGCCAATTTCACTTAAATCGCGATGGTCAGTTAGTGAATGCCGGTGGTTTATTGCTAGAGCCCAATATTACTATTCCAGAAGGCGCAAATAACGTCACTATTGGTACTGATGGCGTGGTTTCGGCCTCTATTCCCGGTAACCCCACACCGCAAAACATCGGCAATATTGATCTTGTTGATTTTATTAATCCCGCGGGCCTACAAGCTATCGGTAGTAATTTATTTGTTCAAACCGGCAGTAGTGGCGACCCCATTAATGGTGCGCCCGGACAGAATGGCATGGGCCAATTAATGCAAGGTATGCTGGAAAATTCCAATGTCGATATTGTACAAGAGATGGTCAATATGATTACCACGCAGCGGGCCTATGAAATGAATTCCAAAGTGGTATCAACAGCTGATCAAATGCTGCAGTTTATTACACAGAATGTTTAA
- the flgB gene encoding flagellar basal body rod protein FlgB: MAISFKDTTGIYESALSLRSKRSEVLAGNLANADTPNYKARDFDFHSALNASMATPNASGGHMRVTHQNHYQMNGGSPLGGELEYRIPTQPSIDGNTVEEQVEHAAFMENTLEHQAAFTMLNSRFKGLKAAIKGE, from the coding sequence ATGGCGATCTCGTTTAAAGACACTACCGGTATCTATGAGAGTGCGTTAAGTCTTCGTAGCAAGCGTTCCGAAGTTTTAGCGGGCAATTTAGCCAATGCCGATACCCCTAATTACAAGGCGCGCGATTTTGATTTTCACTCGGCACTCAATGCCAGCATGGCAACACCGAATGCCTCCGGTGGTCATATGCGTGTGACACATCAAAATCATTATCAAATGAATGGCGGCTCGCCTTTGGGTGGCGAGTTGGAATACCGAATACCTACCCAGCCGAGTATCGATGGCAATACCGTTGAAGAGCAGGTAGAGCATGCGGCATTTATGGAAAACACCTTAGAGCACCAAGCGGCTTTTACCATGTTGAATAGCCGTTTTAAAGGCCTTAAGGCCGCTATAAAGGGTGAGTAA
- the cmoB gene encoding tRNA 5-methoxyuridine(34)/uridine 5-oxyacetic acid(34) synthase CmoB: protein MIDYSPLITALQGSKLQALADAIPSAAQNGLCTKRYGDLPSWLDALAAMPEINPSQVTLTDRVQIGLPEDLTGEQQAQLDASLRALIPWRKGPFQVFGTFIDTEWRSDWKWDRVIKGISPLKNRTVLDVGCGSGYHCWRMYGEGAARVIGIDPSPRFVVQFHQIKKYLATAPVDLLPMGIEALPSSLNAFDTTFSMGVLYHRRSPIDHLRELKDTLKAGGELVLETLIADGELGYSLMPEGRYAMMNNVWFLPSIPTLELWLRRAGFKDIHCLDINTTSLDEQRATQWMQFLSLKDFLDPNDTSKTIEGYPAPKRVVIRATKPQ, encoded by the coding sequence ATGATTGATTACAGCCCTTTAATTACCGCCCTGCAAGGCAGCAAATTGCAAGCCCTTGCCGATGCCATCCCAAGCGCCGCCCAAAATGGGCTTTGCACCAAACGCTATGGCGACCTGCCAAGCTGGCTAGATGCGCTTGCTGCTATGCCAGAAATAAATCCAAGCCAAGTCACACTGACCGACCGCGTACAAATCGGTTTACCTGAAGACCTCACCGGCGAACAACAGGCGCAACTAGATGCTAGCTTGCGCGCACTAATCCCTTGGCGTAAAGGTCCCTTTCAGGTGTTTGGCACTTTCATTGACACTGAATGGCGCTCTGATTGGAAGTGGGACAGAGTGATTAAAGGCATTAGCCCACTGAAAAACCGAACGGTTTTAGATGTAGGTTGCGGCAGCGGCTACCACTGCTGGCGAATGTATGGCGAAGGCGCCGCACGCGTCATAGGCATCGACCCGTCGCCACGATTTGTTGTCCAATTTCATCAAATCAAAAAGTATTTAGCGACGGCCCCGGTTGACTTACTGCCTATGGGCATTGAGGCACTGCCCAGCTCGCTAAACGCTTTTGATACGACCTTTTCAATGGGCGTGCTGTACCATCGGCGCTCACCTATTGATCATTTAAGGGAGCTAAAAGACACCCTAAAAGCTGGCGGCGAACTGGTACTAGAAACCCTTATTGCTGATGGTGAGCTCGGCTACAGCCTAATGCCTGAAGGGCGTTACGCAATGATGAACAATGTATGGTTTTTACCCTCGATACCAACGCTGGAATTATGGTTAAGGCGAGCGGGCTTTAAGGACATCCATTGTCTTGATATTAATACCACTAGCCTTGATGAGCAGCGCGCAACACAATGGATGCAATTTTTATCACTGAAGGACTTTTTAGACCCTAACGACACCAGCAAAACCATTGAAGGCTACCCTGCCCCAAAACGTGTTGTAATAAGAGCAACAAAACCCCAGTAA
- the cmoA gene encoding carboxy-S-adenosyl-L-methionine synthase CmoA, which yields MTPSNNTQDKHADTPTTDTLYASPSDIVEGFRFDDKVVSVFPDMIQRSVPGYSTIIHMISQLTARYAQHDTHCYDLGCSLGAATLAMRNGLGAKKCHIVGIDNSPQMVARCQSLVKEDTPEHIDIRIIEADIDGVDFKPASVVVLNFTLQFLPIEKRTALLQRIAQALVPGGVLILSEKLAFDDPRHHELMIELHHNFKRSQGYSDLEIAQKRQSLENVLIPESFPSHQARLKEAGFSGVELWFQCFNFASMIAFK from the coding sequence ATGACCCCATCGAACAATACTCAGGACAAGCACGCGGATACGCCCACCACCGACACCCTTTACGCCAGCCCTAGCGATATCGTTGAAGGCTTTCGTTTTGATGACAAAGTGGTATCGGTGTTTCCCGATATGATCCAGCGCTCGGTACCCGGCTATAGCACCATTATCCACATGATCAGCCAGCTCACCGCACGGTATGCGCAACACGATACCCACTGCTACGATTTAGGCTGCTCGCTGGGCGCAGCCACTTTGGCAATGCGCAATGGCCTAGGCGCCAAAAAATGCCATATTGTCGGCATCGATAATTCTCCTCAAATGGTTGCGCGCTGCCAAAGCTTGGTAAAAGAGGATACGCCCGAACACATTGATATTCGCATTATTGAAGCCGATATTGACGGCGTAGACTTTAAACCTGCGTCCGTTGTTGTACTCAACTTCACCTTACAGTTTTTACCTATCGAAAAGCGCACAGCCTTGCTGCAGCGCATTGCGCAAGCACTCGTGCCTGGCGGCGTTTTGATTTTGTCTGAGAAACTGGCCTTTGATGATCCACGTCACCACGAATTAATGATCGAGCTACACCACAACTTCAAGCGCAGCCAAGGCTATAGTGATTTAGAAATTGCCCAGAAGCGCCAATCACTCGAAAACGTACTTATCCCCGAAAGCTTCCCCAGCCACCAAGCGCGCCTAAAAGAAGCAGGTTTTAGCGGTGTTGAGCTATGGTTCCAATGCTTTAACTTTGCCTCCATGATTGCTTTTAAATAA
- the flgJ gene encoding flagellar assembly peptidoglycan hydrolase FlgJ — protein MLPASSRAPVQTTAAYTDLNSLQKIKAEGDKDVALHKVAKQFESMFVSLLFKGMRQTNAVFEEGNMGHSNAENMYRDMHDQQMSLNISEGRGMGIADMVYRQLKGNIQPEKVNLQGLDHSQMHKNRSLSPSNNAQLQATLNLTDKNVTENPPVKTKTMEKPLDFSPKTPQEFAQGLLPVAKKVAKSLGLDPLMMVAQAALETGWGKHMVKDAYGKNANNLFNIKADSRWQGDSVKTQTIEYRDGIAVKESARFRRYDSIASSVQDFVGFLQANPRYGDALKNASNGHQFVEALQQAGYATDPQYANKIKAVYQKVQTLNDAEQKPASDNNTASTTGWKS, from the coding sequence ATGTTACCTGCATCTTCGCGCGCGCCGGTTCAAACGACAGCGGCTTATACCGATTTAAACAGTTTGCAAAAAATTAAAGCCGAAGGCGATAAAGATGTTGCCTTACACAAAGTGGCCAAACAGTTTGAATCTATGTTTGTCAGCTTACTCTTTAAAGGTATGCGACAAACCAATGCCGTTTTTGAAGAAGGGAATATGGGGCATAGCAATGCCGAGAATATGTACCGTGATATGCACGACCAGCAAATGTCGCTGAATATATCGGAAGGCCGAGGGATGGGTATCGCGGATATGGTATACCGCCAGCTTAAAGGTAATATTCAGCCTGAAAAAGTCAATTTACAGGGCTTAGATCATAGTCAGATGCATAAAAATAGAAGCTTATCGCCATCGAATAATGCTCAGCTACAAGCCACATTAAATTTAACCGATAAAAATGTTACCGAAAATCCACCGGTTAAAACTAAAACCATGGAGAAGCCGCTCGACTTTTCACCCAAAACACCACAAGAATTTGCCCAAGGCCTGTTACCTGTTGCCAAAAAAGTAGCTAAGTCTTTAGGTTTGGACCCGCTGATGATGGTTGCGCAAGCCGCATTAGAAACCGGCTGGGGTAAACATATGGTTAAAGATGCTTACGGCAAAAATGCTAATAATTTATTTAACATTAAAGCCGATTCACGCTGGCAAGGCGATAGTGTTAAAACGCAGACTATCGAGTATCGAGATGGCATTGCTGTGAAGGAGTCTGCGCGTTTTCGGCGTTACGATTCCATTGCGAGCAGTGTTCAAGATTTTGTCGGTTTTTTACAGGCTAACCCGCGTTATGGTGATGCGCTAAAAAATGCCAGTAATGGACACCAGTTTGTAGAAGCCTTACAGCAAGCGGGCTACGCAACGGACCCCCAATACGCGAATAAAATTAAAGCTGTTTATCAAAAAGTGCAGACCTTAAACGATGCCGAGCAAAAGCCAGCATCAGATAACAACACGGCTTCGACAACTGGCTGGAAAAGCTAG
- a CDS encoding flagellar hook assembly protein FlgD, with the protein MTVSAVGQSSAIDELGIANKTKDDPKSGELGQKAFLKLMITQMENQDPLSPQENTEFIAQLAQFSSVEALDSMNNKFDNLTENFVANQALQASSLVGRSVAVPSEIAQLDPNNVVAASVDIPASTQDVSVKIYSEGGALLDQANIGAHSAGEMVVRWNGQQLEVNGTVMDWESSAEGGQPAGIYRIEFEASIDGEPTQLEAALSANVNSVTVGKDGMLTLNLAGIGPVKMSDVKQFN; encoded by the coding sequence ATGACAGTTTCAGCGGTAGGTCAATCATCGGCGATTGATGAATTAGGCATTGCAAATAAAACGAAAGACGATCCGAAATCGGGCGAGCTAGGGCAAAAAGCTTTTTTAAAGCTCATGATTACTCAAATGGAAAATCAAGACCCGCTTAGCCCGCAGGAAAACACCGAATTTATTGCTCAATTGGCGCAATTTAGTTCTGTTGAAGCGCTTGACAGCATGAATAATAAATTCGATAACTTGACCGAAAATTTTGTCGCCAATCAAGCATTGCAAGCGTCTTCGTTAGTTGGCCGCTCGGTGGCTGTTCCCAGTGAAATTGCCCAATTAGACCCGAATAATGTCGTGGCGGCGAGCGTCGATATTCCCGCAAGCACACAAGATGTATCGGTGAAGATTTACAGCGAAGGTGGTGCCTTGTTGGATCAAGCAAATATTGGGGCGCATAGCGCCGGCGAGATGGTTGTACGCTGGAACGGTCAGCAATTGGAAGTGAATGGTACGGTAATGGATTGGGAAAGTAGTGCTGAAGGTGGTCAGCCTGCAGGTATTTATCGCATTGAATTTGAAGCCTCAATTGATGGAGAACCGACCCAGTTAGAGGCTGCGTTAAGTGCTAATGTCAATAGTGTAACCGTCGGTAAAGATGGCATGTTAACACTGAATCTAGCCGGTATTGGCCCTGTGAAAATGTCTGATGTTAAGCAGTTTAATTAA